GGCAGCCATATATCCTAATCGAGGCTGTGCATGAGTCTTGTACAATGTCCAACACATGTCAGACAACTCGACCCTCTTACATACATAGAAGATGCTGAGCATCCAAATACATACATAAGGTATTGTAATCATGTGTAGTTTGTTTTGGGAAAATGACAAGGGCACCACACAATAATTTTGAAATGTTATTATTAACATAACTGGCCAGAACTGTGGACCATTATAGACTAATATAGTATATCCTGTAGCATGTGCTGTACAAATGCCCAAGGAAGTTGTAAACGTGTGCCTTTTATCTGTATAGCTAGGGTACTGTGGTAATTATCATTTTCAACGCCATATTGTTGTTTTAGTTTTGTGCCATGTTATTCTCTTGTGTATGTGTACATGTGATCTATTATCAGTCTGGTAAATGTTCCGGTAAGTCTGGAAATGCATGTGGTCATCGTGTCATTTTGCCTCCACCTATAGATCCTGATACTTGCATTTCAATGATATTCAGAATTGCCGTGGAAGGGAATGTGCCACATGTGCAACTTTCCGCCCTTGAGAACATGCATTACAGTCACATGGTCAGATTTGATAGTGTAGAAGATGCCAAGTAAGTTACTTACAGATGTTGGGTAGAAGAAAGCTAATTTACCCAGACCTGTCATAAAATAGATTTATTTTTTTCTTCAGGAAGGTACATAAAAAAATAGATGAACTGAAGCAAATATTGAATCAGGACGGAGCAAGGGATACTGTAAGTGACTATTGCTCAGAAACTGAGTCTGAAGGTGGTGATGCTTCTGATAAAATGCTTGATCAAGAGGACAATGATGGGCATGCTGCAAATTCATGTTCCGAGGAACCTGATGATCAGGTTATTCTCGCTTCACTGTTTCATAGAAGTAGGAGCTCATCCAAATTGAAGGCATCCAAGATGCATAGCATccagaagaaggttgatagatCATGTGATATGGATGGGGGCACTAGAGAAGTTTTAAATAAATCATGCAGTAACCAGTCTGGTAAAAAACGTGTCCGTGTGTTTATATCAGACGACGAAGCTGATGAGAGTTCTGAAATTGATCAATCAAAAAAGATGCAAACTAATCGAACAGATAGTCTGTCTACATCAGGTGCATGACTTATATGCATTGTACACCTTTAGTTTCTGGAATGCCTGGTGACTGTCTCCTAATTATTTTGCATACATTTTTCTATGAAACAGAACACATAGCAAATGGAGCAAACAACAGGAATCAGGTTATACAAAGCTTATAATCGCTTGAGATTTAGTATAATTTTACATTCTTGATATGTTGAGAGATACTATTTTTGTtaacatacccccccccccccttttgggTGATAACCAATACCTATCTGCAGGTAGACCCTACTGAACCCATGGATGTGTACAGTATCTGCACACCCTGCCCTGCTGAGGAAAGTATATGCTCATTCAAATTAAGTAGCCCCATTGGTCATGGTAATGATGGACTGGAAATAGGAGCTTCTAGAGGAGGAAATGCGTCTGCATCCAAGCCAGCAGCGAGTGGTTCCAGAATTTGCATTCCTGCATCTCATAATCAACCACAAGGTCAAAATGCTGTCGGCCTTCTATCCGATGCTGATCATGTAAGTATTATTGCAAATTCAGTCTTCACAGGATTGCTGAAAAGCATATGGCAATTGTGCTTTCCATTGCTCTATCCTTTTTGTTACTTGGAGATTCCATAATGCCTTAGTCAGCTGGTAACTTTACTACTTTAGATGTATTGAGTGGTGAAATATATTAGAAGGGATCCATATGTCAAATGGAACATCTATTTTCTGTCATCCAGGTTTACTTTTGAATGTCCATATGTTCATATTTCTCCTTTTCTGGTTGTTGCAACCAGACACTCAGTGGCGGAGCCATGTTCAAGTAAAACAAGGCCATGGCCAGCCCAGCCCAGGAAGAAACCAGTGAAGTGTGAGCAAAACTGGGCCATGTGAGAACATTTTGGGCTTTCCTTTAGCCTCGCCCGTCCAGCATATCTGTAGTTCCGCCACTATAGATACTAGATACTCAATGCAAGTTAAACTTGTCTTAAGCTACTATTTGCAAAACACTTAGAAATAACAATCATAGGGCAGGCAGTCGAGATGTGATCCTACCCTTGAATGATACTACTCTCGATGTGTATCAGTGATGTCATCGTttcctcacaacatatgccatgggtaggctaatcgaGGTGAGAGCAAGGCTGCCATGGAGGATCCAGGACGGGATAGGGTAGTAACACGcgatggtttacccaggttcggggctctccggagagataatacccctacttCTGCATGTCTGTATATGAGGTATCTTTGCAGTACAagattgctcctggagctgtattagaGGGGGAAGAGGGAGCTGAGTGCTTCCTTCCTTAGCCTCATGTCTGTGTGTATGTGCATGAGGGTGTGAGAGGGCAGCCAAAAGGGGGCCTCCATATGTGGTGGGCATGAGGCCCTTTGTATGGATGTGTGGCTTAGTATGTAAGCTATAGTGGGTAGCTTACATACTAAGTTGCTTGGGATGTAAGCTACCATGGGTAGCTTACATGCGAAGCTATATGTAGCTTGGGAGCTAGGCTATGCCTGTCCCCTGGGGCACTTTATAAACCAGCGCCCAGGGGACAAGTTACACTGTAGAAGATACCGCCTGACGTGGGTACAACGGTGCACCGCCGAGGGTTATGGCCGTCTTGTCCGTGCGTGTCCGATGGGACGCCGTAGCCGGCTCTGGCCAGCCGGCCGCGGGTGCGAGTCGGAGTAGCCGGCCCGGGCGGGCGGGCACCCCGTCCGACTCGTCGCCCTTGGGGTACCCGGGGTCATCCCCCCGACAAGTGGTGTGCAGTGCGTATATGTCAAAACACATCTTTTGTTGAAGCGAGCTGTGTCCCATATTCATATTGGAGTCTATCTAGGATTTGTTTTCAGATCATCTGAAACATTCCACTTGCATCTATTTGAAATCTAGAAATGATCTAGATGTAGTTCTTAGCGTTATTACCTGCGGTACAACAACTGCTCCAGTTATGGATATTCCTTGTGGTCTGTGAtttaaattattaattatgatgaGATCCTTAATTTACAGCAATATTTGGCGTTCAGAATTGGTGAACATCTGGTGTACTTGGATGTAAATGCTTGCATATGCGAGGCCACTTTTAGCATCGAGTCTCTTAAAGTCGAAGTGGCATGTGTATACTACCTTCAGATTCCTAATGAGAAGAGCTCCAAaggtttgcccttgttttctAAACTTTGACAAGTCATGTAGTATGCCCATTAAGTTTTTTTTGGCAATATTTTCTGTCATGGGAATTGTATTCAATCTTCTATGCCAGTGGGTTCGCCTTTAATATTTTCATTACCAAAATATCGGAGTTAGAGGGAGGGATGTGAAATTGAGAAGGCATCTCACCTTTACCATTACTCTTATCTGGTTATCTTGCGATCTTGTAAGAAATGTAGAATGTCCTTGTGTGGTGATGCATTCTTTGGTTCTTCCTTCAGCTGTTATATGCATACGTTGTGATATTTGGCCCATTTCTCCAGCAATACATATATGATTGTTCAGTTCTTGAACTGTATCAACTGTTCAGGTTATCTGGAAATACAGTTATTGTTCCCTAGTAACAGGTTTTCCAGTACCTGAGGATGTATACCATGTCTTGGCTATTTATCCAAGATTCATGTATGTGCCTATTGCCGAATATGTTATAGACTTATAGGAGACAGTTTGTGGTGGGTTAGTTCCTGTGGTTCTTATGGTGTCATATTTGCTAGGGAACAACCTCttgtttctttcttttctgttGGAACTTATGTTTATCTTACTTTGTAGGCTTGTTGCCTATTATTGGAGAGCTCAAGTGTTGTGGGAATGTACTGGATGGTGCAGAATCAGTTGATCATATTGGTCAACTTGCTTCTGAACAGAAGTGCATTGAGGCTTTTATTGATGGTATGTGTGTAGCTTACTCAACTTTGTTCATAGAACTGCTATTGTTGCATGAGCTGCATGAgtcctactccctctgttcctaaatatttgttgttggggagaactaaacttagttctccccaacaacaaatattatggtaCAGAGGAAGTATATTACTATTTCTATAGGACATATCAGGATCATTTTGATTTTGGCATTTTTGTTGCCGCGGAATATGCATTAAATATGTAAGGGACACTGATTTGATGATTGCAGTAAACTGAGCACAATAAATTATGGTTGTTTGGTTCTATATTTTTCGTGCTAATAGCCTACAACAGCGGGGGATGTGAAATTACTGAGTATTTTTCTGCATGCTAAATAATCTGAATTGTCATATACAACAGTACTGTTTATTTGAAGTTCAGAAGTCCCtcacaatttgcacaaagttcaaAATGTATCTGTAGTTGTGCTGCACTAGCTCTTAACTTTTATATATGTACAGCTATGCTGATTTATGCTACTGATTAAATTTTAAtctagcaaaaaaaaaaaaccctACCTAGCTCCAAGTTTCTGATTGCAATCTCAGCAGCATTCAATCTGGGTTTGTTTCTTACGACATGTGAGTCTGTCATTGACAGATGTAAAGGGCGGATGCGTTAAACTTTTTTGTAAGGGGGAGGGTTTTGCTCACTGTATGAAGTTTTGAGCTCTTCCTACTTGAAAGCAAGTGTTTGATTAAATTCATCTACTTGCTTTACTTTATATTTGTGTATTTTCAATGCTGAAGCAAGACTTGTGTTGGTCTCATTGTGCTATCACCTGTGCTCTCTCTATATGGACAAATTTCACTCGACATTTGTAGCTGCTTGGTTTCATGTATATACTTTTTGTACTGCATGCTGATCCATTCTATTAAAAGTGTAATGTCTATATTTCTAATGAAGATTGGGTGCCAAAGCGGTTGATGAAACTGTacgttgatttctgcacaaagttGTCAGAAGCACCAAATAAGAAGCTATTGAAAAAATTGTATAATCTTGAAGTAAGTTTGTTGGATTTatattacttgtttttatttataATTTCGTAAATCAGGTCTGACTAACTTGTCAAAGCTAAATGTTTTACTGGCCTTCTGTTTTCCAACAACAGGTCTCTGAAGATGAAATCATTCTGTCTGAGTGTGGACTGCAAGATTTGTCAATTTCACCTCTTCTTGAAGCCCTAAGATCACATAAAACAATAGCCATGTTGGATCTTTCTCATAACATGCTAGGTATCATTTTTCAGCATTCTCTCCTTATTTCTAGTATGTGTTTAATTTAAGCATCATGAGTTTGGCAGAGAGATAGTTATAGACTTAATAGGTAAATGGAAAGCTCCTTTAGCTCTGTGACACACAGTGTGCTGCATTAATCACCTGTAGACCTTATCCTTAAAAGATCATCTTAGACTGATTAAGCATTCATGTGTATGAATTGCAGGAAACGAAACaattgaaagtcttcaacaaatattTGCTTCGTCAAGCCAAACATATGGTGGTTTGACACTGGATTTACATTGCAATCGATTTGGTCCAACTGCTTTATTTCAGGTGTTTTTTCCTATTACAGAAACCTGCATATCAAAGTGGAATGACAGTTAGTTCTGAAGTCATATTTTGTCCATAATTTACTGATGGACAGATCTGCGAGTGTGCTGTTCTGACTGAACGACTGGAAGTACTTAATCTGGCTGGGAATCGCCTCACAGATGGTTGCAGCTCTTATCTTTTCACAATCCTACAGAAGTGCAAAGGTATGTGTGAGTCTCAATACCCAGTAATAAGTGTATGTTTTGGGAGCTGCAGAAACAATAGGCCTTTTGTGTTTATCACCTTTGGAGTTTTTTGCCATCTTGTTTTTTCTCAGTGTACACCACTACTTTCTTCTAATACAATGCATGTTTTGTTTCCATTCGTGACAGCACTGTATTGCTTGGATGTTGAGCAGTGTTCTATCACATCAAGAACAGTTCAGAAAATGGCAGATGCACTACATGAAGACTCGGTCCTTTCACATCTGTCGATAGGTAATTTGTTGCGTCTGTGTTGTATATAACTAGCCATCTTCATGTGTAAACGGTCAAAATTGCATACCTTTGACAGGAAAGAACAATCCAATATCTGGCAACGCAATGCTTAACCTTCTCTCCAAACTGGCTTCTTTGAAAAGGTCAGCAGACATTGCTCCATTACTGTTGACAGCTATGAAGTGTGGTGAAGTAATAAACCAGCTATGGATTTGATCACTGCAGGTTTTCACAACTAAGCCTAACCGGTATAAAACTGAACAAGTTAATGGTTGATAAACTGTGTCTACTTGCACAATCCTTGAATCTATCTGGATTTCTGCTAGGTGGAACTTCCATTGGACCTGTGAGTCTGTTTTCCATATATGGTCAGTATTTACAGCTTGTAGCAAACATCATGCTTTATGGATGAAATTCTTTCTGCAGGGAGGAACAATTAGGCTGACCGAGGCATTATCTAGCGCATCCCAAGAATTGATGAGGTTGGATTTATCCAACTGCGGGCTCACAACTCCTGAATTCTCACAGATCTGTacaaatttttctagaattaatatTATCGACTTGAACCTTGGAGGAAATTCCATTAACATGGAGGTTCGCTTCCTATCCTCAGATAATTTGGTCTATGCGATTTTGGTCCCATTACCGTTTGTTTAACATTGTGAGGTTGCACAATGCAGGGATGTGATGCTGTTGGGGCAATACTTGCAAATCCCCAGTGCAGCCTTAGATCTCTCACTCTTGACAGATGCAATCTTGGGCTTGGTGGCATTACTCGAATTATTCAGGCACTAGCAGGTGAGGAACAGAACAATTATATAAGTATTACACTCAAAACAACGCCTTCTGTGCCAAACTCACAATCTTCTGGCCCTTCCAGGGAATGATCAACTGGAGGAGCTGAGGGTTGCCGAGAATGCAAACCTGTCACTAGAGAGAACACTGCACTTCGACGAGGACATGCAGGATGTATCGACAGGCACCGAGCACAAACACGGCCACAACGCTGAAGCAGGTGACAATGTAGGTCCAGGAAACGTCGATCTGGAGAAGATGGTGGTGGCGGACAGTGAGGATGAAGCGGCAAACAAGGACCAACGTACAGTTTCTGGTCCTACCAGGAGCTGCGCGAGCTCCTGCCAGCGAAACTCCTATTCTGGCTGCCAGTTTGTCCAGCAGCTCGCGGAGGCCCTTGTCTCGGCGAAGCAGCTGAGGGTGCTTGACCTCAGCCGGAACGGGCTGTCGGAGGAGGCCGTCCAGTCGCTGTACTCTGCCTGGGCTTCAGGCCAGAGAGGCGACGGGGTTGCCCGGAAGCATGTGGGCAAGGAGGTGGTGCATTTCTCGGTGGATGGGGCGGCGTGCTGCGGGCTTAAGCCCTGCTGCAGAAGGGACTTGCAGATGTGAACCTGGATTGGCCTTCCGGTCAGTCAGATCAGTCGTTCTCaggatcatatatatatatatatataaatatatgggCTATTATTACTAACGGTAACCAGGGCCTGTTAGTTTAACGTTGTGATTATGTCCAAAACCGTGACAGGCCGTCAGGGTTAAATTATGCCGGTTTGCTGGAATGTTACGTATGTAGATAAAACTTGTATGAGAAACAAACATTAGCAAGAGAATATGTTCAAAAGAAAAAACATTAGCAAGAGAATATTATGAATATCAACTTTAATAAAAGCGAATTGTTTTGTTTTAAAGAAGTCATTGAGGCGGTGTAAACTTGATGAGAACGTGAAACATAAACCACAAAGAGATAGCACAATGTTTTCTCATTGAACACAAATATCTCAAGAAGAGACTCCCTTGATGCTTGTAAGTCTCTAAGTTGctgcataccaattccatgaacatatttttgGAATGTTGAGTTTGGTAAACACTTAGTAAACATATTAGCAAGGTTGTCGCATGATTTGACTTGCAAGATGCTTATTTCCTTGCTTTTTCGAAGATTATGGGGgaaaaaccacttaggagaaatatgcttacTGATATTAATCTTGATGTATCCTGTTTGCATCTGTGCAATACAAGCCGCATTATCCTCATAGATAATGGTGGGTGATTCTATCGAACCAATTCCACATGACTGTTGTACATACCTGGCCAAACAGCCGGCTCGACACGGCCCGCTATATTCGTGCCTGGCACGGCCCGGCCCGCCAGGGCACGTTTATTAAACGGGCCGTGCCGTGCTGGCTCGTGTGCCTGGGGTCCAGGCCCAAGCATGACTCGCGGCACGTTGGCCGGTTTGATTTAAAAAACAGACAAAAAAACCTCGAAAATACCTCCTAATCCCTCCTAAACCCACCCAAACCCTCCTAATCTTCCTCCTAATCCCTCATAAACCCACCCATCTCCCGCCCCCCTCCCACACGCGGTCCCGCCCCAGCCAGCTGGCCGCCCCGCGCCCCTGCTCCGTTGACCGCTCCAACGGTTGGCCCCGCTCCCCCATCGCCCAAGGTGTGCTGTGCGCCCCCCGCCTCGCTCCCCCACACCGCTCCCTCCTAATCGTGCCATGCCGTGCTGGCATGCGGGCTCGGGGTGGCGGCCCGGGCACGGGTCACGGCGTGCTCGTGCCTGGCCCGAGCACGATTAGCCCGTGCCGGGCCGGGCCCGTGTCGTGCCTGGCCTGCGGGTTGTCGGGCCGGCCCAACTAGCACGTCCCGTTTGGCCAGATCTGctgttgtatgtggtttatcattctaGAAAGCCATACACATTCCCATGATGCTTCAAATAGTgaattatttcagaatgatttgtAGATGTTGCCACCAGAGTTTGCTTTGAAGACTTTCATGATATAGCAGTaccaccatgtaggaacacaaaGCCGGTGTGTGATCTGGCATTATGGGGATCACACAAATAGCCGGCATCTGCATATCCAATCATATCAGAGTCAAGATTTCTCTCGAACTGGAAAAATAGGCCAAGATCCTTTGTCCCTTGGAGATATCGAAATATATTCTTCACTCTAGACCAATAACGTTTGGTGGGAGCTGCACTATGTCTAGCAAGTAGATTTactgcaaatgcaatatcaggtcttgtgcaatttgcaagatacataagTGCTCCAACATCACCGAGGTATGGAACTTCAGGTCCCAACACCTCTTCTCCGTCATCCCTTGGTCTGAACGGATCTTTCTCCACGTCTAGAGATTGAACCGCCATAGGAGTTTTAGATGGATATgatttgtccatattgaatttgttgtaaatatgccctagaggcaatgataaatagttattattatatttcctgtttcaaggtagtcgtttattatccatgctataattgtgttgaatgaaaacatagatacatgtgtggatacatagacaaaacaatgtacctagcaaccctctagttggctagccgagttgatcaaggatagtcaaggttttctgactatatgcaagtgttgtcacttgataactggatcacatcattaggagaatcatgtgatggactagacccaaactatgaacgtagcatattgatcgtgtcattttattgctattgttttctgcgtgtcaagtatttaatcctatgatgtaatgccccaagtgtaacattgccttatttggaaccttcatgtttgggtccatgatgtcatggTTATGGAAGTTATTATTTCATGTGGTCATGCCTTGTCTTCCCCTTTGCATCATGCCATCCATAGCATTCATGGcattcttgtgttgttgttgtgttgatccATATGAGTGGTGTGATGGCTGCATGTGGTGTGTGAAGTGATGTGCAAAGCTTGGGTTTCAACTTTGCTTATTCTTCCAAAAAATAGGTTTCAACAAAACCCTCCTTTATTTTCTTAAGCTCAAGATTTACTTGCTTTAACCctgattttaaaatgtagatcatttagagcATTTTCTTGTGGATGTGGTGCTATGAATAGGGTGTTTTAAAACTTTGCTTAAGTGGGGGtttttattcacaaaacagattaaaaataattctgttttgtaaatatttctttgctccaaaaatcatcttgctattttatttatttgggtcataattcccttatgaccagggtcatttttattttatttttggagacaTATAATTTCCTAGGAGTTTTATTCTTGCTGGCATTTGTTTTAAGTGGAAAAACCCTATGGATTTTTCTTTCTCTTTATCTGgcgccaaggatgggcttccttccTCCTGTCGCTGGCCTAGTGCCTTCTCCTCGCAGCGCGGCCCAGTCgacgcccttcttcctcctcgctgtcgtcaCCATTATACGAACGCTTCCCCACCACCGATCCATCCTTCCCTTGATCGTGtggctcgagctcgcctcccgaggtGATATAAGCTGCTCGTCGTTCTCTCCAACCCTAGGTCGACCCATTccccccttctcctccccctcgcgCTGTCAGGAGGGCCCTCGCGATGCCGACGCCATGAGAGGCCTTCGGTGAGCTCGAGCAGCAGCAGATCGCCGCCTTCCTTCCTCCCCGACAGCACCAGGGGAACGCGGTGTCTCCGGAGGATCCATTCCCGCAGCAAGCAGCTGTCGATCGCCTCTgcatccacgacgtccacgacgaccccttcttcctcctgtgCTCCGAAGAGATCTTCTgcagcctcttcttcctcttcgtcgtcttcttcctccacgCCGAGCCTGCCACCTCTCCTCGACGTGTAGGGTGAGCTAGCCCCCGATCTCCTCCCGTTACCTGCTAGTAGATCCCCTCCTAGGACCGTAGCAGCGCCGCCGTCGTGCTCTTCTATTGCCGTCGCCGTCGTGTCGTAGGAACGCCGCAGCAGTGCCCCTCTCGTGGTGCTTAGGGGTGAAATGGGTTCCTCTCGAacccctcttcctccccgcaaATGCCCACAGCTAGATTTA
This genomic stretch from Hordeum vulgare subsp. vulgare chromosome 6H, MorexV3_pseudomolecules_assembly, whole genome shotgun sequence harbors:
- the LOC123402624 gene encoding protein TONSOKU is translated as MGRGGGRAREEEEELKGAKRGYREAESEGNREEEARWANVIGDIHKRRGEYVEALRWLRIDYEVSLKHLPQRHLLESCQSLGEVHLRLGHYPQALTYQKKHLQLAKDTDNLVEQQRACTQLGRTYHEMLLNSENDHNAIRNAKKYFKSAMKLVKGLRENDPSGKTPYLKELIDSYNNLGMLELDLDNFEEAEQLLTQGLKICDEEEVNQYDDARTRLHHNLGNVYTELRNWNKAKDHIEMDIDICRKINHLQGEAKGFINLGELYYRVQKYGDAKLCYSKALHITKGLEDEDALVDQIHQNIETVTKAAEVLEELKKDEQKLKKLVRDTSNARGTPMERKLLLEQHAWLDNLIEKARMISAWLKHKDFSKGKKRVTNELRDKEKQSDALLSIGESYQKLRNFNKARKWYMKSWKMYRSIGNLEGQALAKVDIGNVLDSCGDWAGALQAFEEGYRIAVEGNVPHVQLSALENMHYSHMVRFDSVEDAKKVHKKIDELKQILNQDGARDTVSDYCSETESEGGDASDKMLDQEDNDGHAANSCSEEPDDQVILASLFHRSRSSSKLKASKMHSIQKKVDRSCDMDGGTREVLNKSCSNQSGKKRVRVFISDDEADESSEIDQSKKMQTNRTDSLSTSEHIANGANNRNQVDPTEPMDVYSICTPCPAEESICSFKLSSPIGHGNDGLEIGASRGGNASASKPAASGSRICIPASHNQPQGQNAVGLLSDADHQYLAFRIGEHLVYLDVNACICEATFSIESLKVEVACVYYLQIPNEKSSKGLLPIIGELKCCGNVLDGAESVDHIGQLASEQKCIEAFIDDWVPKRLMKLYVDFCTKLSEAPNKKLLKKLYNLEVSEDEIILSECGLQDLSISPLLEALRSHKTIAMLDLSHNMLGNETIESLQQIFASSSQTYGGLTLDLHCNRFGPTALFQICECAVLTERLEVLNLAGNRLTDGCSSYLFTILQKCKALYCLDVEQCSITSRTVQKMADALHEDSVLSHLSIGKNNPISGNAMLNLLSKLASLKRFSQLSLTGIKLNKLMVDKLCLLAQSLNLSGFLLGGTSIGPGGTIRLTEALSSASQELMRLDLSNCGLTTPEFSQICTNFSRINIIDLNLGGNSINMEGCDAVGAILANPQCSLRSLTLDRCNLGLGGITRIIQALAGNDQLEELRVAENANLSLERTLHFDEDMQDVSTGTEHKHGHNAEAGDNVGPGNVDLEKMVVADSEDEAANKDQRTVSGPTRSCASSCQRNSYSGCQFVQQLAEALVSAKQLRVLDLSRNGLSEEAVQSLYSAWASGQRGDGVARKHVGKEVVHFSVDGAACCGLKPCCRRDLQM